The proteins below come from a single Chelmon rostratus isolate fCheRos1 chromosome 12, fCheRos1.pri, whole genome shotgun sequence genomic window:
- the gk5 gene encoding putative glycerol kinase 5, whose product MGSQRNGLQKERFILSVDVGTTSIRCHVYDKEAKIRGSCTAEVVPLYPEVTYVEMDPDALWTGFVDVVRGAVQDAGVQMRQIEALGISTQRSTFTTWDRRTGVPFHNFISWQDQRAADLVKSWNRSCTMKAIHGVMKVLYFLTRQKRSLAASLIVFSTQHVTFRLVWVLTHYKQIHQAVAEGNCCFGTIDTWLLFKLTKGRVHATDYSNASATGIFDSYQMCWSGLLCSLVSLPLSIFPKVENTCHDFGSTDPSIFGVPIPIMSVMADQQAAMFGECCFNVGDVKITMGTGTFMNINTGNKPHTSVAGLYPVVGWKIGSELVYLAEGNAADTGTAIKWAQELELFSDVRETSAMAYSVSDSDGVCFVPSFSGLQAPLNDPKACASLMGLKPSTTKSHLVRAILESIAFRNKQLYETMLTETCIPITKIRVDGGVSSNNFVMQLTADLFGRKVARPQHHEMSCLGAAFVAGLGVGFWRSKDELKKLHSTDEVFLPRGAHEAGASSPRGEYSSVLQSWERALRRSMNWYTKP is encoded by the exons ATGGGGAGTCAGAGGAACGGTTTGCAGAAGGAACGCTTCATCTTGTCGGTGGACGTCGGGACAACATCGATCCGGTGTCACGTCTACGACAAGGAGGCAAAAATCCGAGGATCATGCACCGCCGAG GTTGTTCCCTTGTATCCAGAGGTAACATATGTGGAGATGGACCCAGATGCACTATGGACCGGGTTTGTCGATGTGGTCAGGGGAGCTGTGCAAG ATGCAGGAGTGCAAATGCGTCAGATAGAGGCCCTCGGCATCTCTACCCAACGAAGCACCTTCACAACATGGGACAG GAGAACTGGGGTTCCTTTCCACAACTTCATCAGTTGGCAGGATCAGAGGGCTGCAGACCTGGTGAAGTCCTGGAACAGATCCTGCACAATGAAA GCAATCCATGGCGTGATGAAGGTGCTCTACTTCCTGACCAGGCAGAAGCGATCGCTTGCAGCAAGTCTTATCGTCTTCTCCACTCAACATGTCACCTTCCGCCTCGTCTGGGTCCTGACACACTACAagcag aTTCATCAGGCAGtagctgaggggaactgctgCTTTGGAACCATAGACACCTGGCTCCTGTTCAAACTCACAAAAG GACGTGTCCACGCCACAGACTACTCTAATGCCAGTGCAACAGGAATTTTCGACTCCTACCAG ATGTGTTGGAGTGGGTTGCTCTGCTCTCTagtgtctctgcctctctccatcttccccAAAGTAGAAAATACATG CCATGACTTTGGTTCCACAGACCCATCCATCTTCGGCGTGCCCATCCCCATCATGTCAGTG ATGGCGGACCAGCAGGCAGCCATGTTTGGAGAGTGCTGCTTTAATGTTGGCGATGTGAAGATCACCATGGGAACGGGTACCTTCATGAACATCAACACCGGGAACAAACCGCATACGTCTGTAGCAG GTCTGTATCCTGTGGTGGGGTGGAAGATTGGCTCAGAGTTGGTGTATCTGGCCGAGGGCAACGCAGCAGACACAGGCACTGCCATCAAATGGGCACAGGAGCTGG AGCTCTTCTCTGACGTCCGGGAGACCAGTGCCATGGCTTACAGTGTCAGTGACTCAGATGGAGTGTGTTTCGTCCCATCCTTCAGTGGCCTGCAG GCTCCTCTGAATGATCCCAAAGCTTGTGCTTCCCTCATGGGCCTCAAACCTTCCACCACTAAAAGTCACCTGGTCCGTGCCATTCTGGAGTCTATCGCCTTCAG AAACAAGCAGCTATATGAGACCATGCTGACGGAAACTTGCATTCCCATCACAAAGATCAG GGTGGACGGCGGCGTTTCCTCCAACAACTTCGTCATGCAGCTGACCGCAGACCTGTTTGGCAGAAAGGTAGCCAGACCCCAACACCATGAAATGTCGTGTTTAGGGGCTGCTTTTGTCGCTGGACTTGGAGTCG GCTTCTGGAGGTCGAAGGACGAGTTGAAGAAGCTGCATAGTACCGACGAGGTGTTCTTGCCCCGAGGAGCACACGAGGCGGGTGCTTCCAGCCCAAGAGGGGAATACAGCTCCGTCCTCCAGAGCTGGGAGAGAGCTCTCCGACGCTCCATGAATTGGTACACCAAGCCTTGA